Proteins co-encoded in one Deinococcus carri genomic window:
- a CDS encoding NAD(P)/FAD-dependent oxidoreductase, giving the protein MKLRKTLLPLGALALAGLVIASSRKTARKPQVAHPLPATPDPSQPLDVLIVGAGLSGIGAARHLLDKCPGKRFELLEGRQAIGGTWDLFRYPGVRSDSDVYTLGYSFKPWTGQKSIADGPDIRQYIQEAADEAGITGRIRFGHRVKKAEWSSAEQCWTVTAEHRTEGGPPSTVTLRTRFLFLCSGYYSYEEGYRPEFPNEQAFGGQIVHPQFWPEDLDYVGKNVVVIGSGATAVTLVPALAQKAAHVTMLQRSPSYIAVQPLVDQTALKLRGRLPARAAHRVIRWRNILSSMFYYNVARQAPRLFREQLLKDAAGHLGDTFDARHFTPTYKPWDQRVCAVPDGDLFRAVREGQASVVTDTIEAFTPNGLRLTGGQELPADIVVTATGLKMNVLGDIAFTVDGQPVDPAHALVYKGMMLSGVPNCAYTFGYVNAAWTLKAELTQDYVCRLLRYMDRRGYGSVLPEADPSLEQRPLLGFNSGYVTRSAALLPKQGSRKPWQVHQNYLQDKATIQFSPLDDGVLKFTPAHTTAQP; this is encoded by the coding sequence ATGAAACTGCGCAAGACTTTGCTGCCCCTCGGCGCGCTGGCCCTGGCCGGCCTCGTGATTGCGTCCAGCCGGAAAACCGCCCGGAAGCCCCAGGTGGCGCACCCCCTCCCGGCCACCCCCGACCCGTCCCAGCCCCTGGACGTCCTTATCGTCGGCGCGGGGCTTTCGGGCATCGGCGCGGCGCGGCACCTGCTGGACAAGTGCCCGGGGAAACGGTTCGAACTGCTGGAGGGCCGGCAGGCCATTGGGGGGACCTGGGACCTCTTCCGTTATCCCGGCGTCCGCTCGGACTCCGACGTGTACACACTGGGGTACAGCTTCAAACCCTGGACCGGCCAGAAATCCATCGCGGACGGCCCGGACATCCGCCAGTACATCCAGGAGGCCGCCGACGAGGCCGGGATCACGGGGCGCATCCGCTTCGGGCACAGGGTGAAAAAGGCCGAATGGTCCTCCGCCGAGCAGTGCTGGACCGTCACGGCGGAACACCGGACGGAAGGCGGCCCCCCCAGCACCGTCACCCTCAGGACGAGATTCCTCTTCCTGTGCAGCGGCTACTACAGCTACGAGGAAGGGTATCGCCCCGAGTTCCCGAACGAGCAGGCGTTCGGGGGGCAGATCGTTCACCCGCAGTTCTGGCCGGAAGATCTCGACTATGTGGGCAAGAACGTCGTGGTGATCGGCAGCGGGGCCACCGCCGTTACCCTGGTGCCCGCGCTGGCGCAGAAGGCGGCGCACGTCACCATGCTCCAGCGGTCGCCCTCCTACATCGCGGTGCAGCCGCTGGTCGATCAGACGGCCCTGAAGTTGCGGGGGCGGCTGCCCGCGCGGGCGGCCCACCGGGTGATTCGCTGGCGCAACATTCTGAGCAGCATGTTCTACTACAACGTTGCCCGGCAGGCCCCGCGGCTGTTCCGGGAACAACTCCTGAAGGACGCCGCGGGGCACCTCGGGGACACCTTCGACGCGCGGCACTTCACGCCCACCTACAAACCCTGGGATCAGCGCGTGTGTGCCGTGCCCGACGGTGACCTCTTCCGGGCGGTGCGGGAGGGCCAGGCGTCGGTCGTCACGGATACCATCGAGGCGTTCACGCCGAACGGCCTTCGTCTGACGGGCGGGCAGGAGCTTCCGGCCGACATCGTTGTGACCGCCACCGGGCTGAAGATGAACGTGCTGGGGGACATCGCGTTCACGGTGGACGGCCAGCCGGTCGACCCCGCCCACGCCCTGGTCTACAAGGGCATGATGCTCAGCGGCGTTCCGAACTGCGCGTATACCTTCGGGTACGTCAACGCCGCCTGGACCCTCAAGGCCGAACTGACCCAGGATTACGTCTGCCGCCTGCTGCGTTACATGGACCGTCGCGGGTACGGCAGCGTCCTCCCCGAGGCCGACCCATCTCTCGAACAGCGGCCCCTGCTCGGGTTCAATTCCGGTTACGTCACGCGCAGCGCCGCGCTGCTGCCCAAGCAGGGGTCGCGCAAGCCCTGGCAGGTCCACCAGAACTACCTTCAGGACAAGGCCACCATTCAGTTCTCGCCCCTGGACGACGGCGTCCTGAAATTCACCCCCGCCCATACGACTGCCCAACCTTGA
- a CDS encoding YigZ family protein, translating into MTDLPAPFVTLAAPHRHDAVVENSEFLAFAGRADTPEEALAHLAALRERYPDATHHCWAYRIGPAYRFSDDGEPGGTAGAPILRAIEGQVVDHVMVVVVRYYGGVKLGTGGLVRAYGGTAAECLRTAPRLEVRPRQTLTVSVPFEHLSALYHLLGTFDTARGEETYTASGVTLPVQVYPEDADAFAQALRDATRGGAGVVEEAR; encoded by the coding sequence GTGACCGACCTGCCCGCGCCCTTCGTCACCCTCGCCGCCCCGCACCGGCACGACGCGGTGGTGGAGAACAGCGAGTTCCTGGCCTTTGCCGGGCGGGCCGACACGCCGGAAGAGGCCCTGGCCCACCTCGCCGCCCTGCGCGAACGCTACCCGGACGCCACCCACCACTGCTGGGCCTACCGTATCGGCCCCGCCTACCGCTTCAGCGACGACGGCGAGCCGGGCGGCACGGCGGGCGCACCCATCCTGCGCGCCATCGAGGGGCAGGTCGTGGACCACGTGATGGTCGTGGTGGTGCGCTACTACGGTGGCGTGAAGCTGGGGACGGGCGGGCTGGTGCGGGCCTATGGGGGCACGGCGGCGGAATGTCTGCGCACTGCCCCCCGGCTGGAGGTGCGGCCCCGGCAGACGCTCACCGTCTCCGTGCCGTTCGAGCACCTCAGCGCCCTCTATCACCTGCTGGGCACCTTCGACACGGCGCGGGGTGAGGAAACGTACACGGCCTCCGGTGTGACGTTGCCCGTGCAGGTCTACCCCGAGGACGCGGATGCCTTCGCGCAGGCGCTGCGGGACGCGACGCGGGGTGGGGCGGGGGTGGTAGAAGAGGCCCGGTAG
- a CDS encoding NUDIX hydrolase, giving the protein MTGKPEEQPHPDLAHPNWAGLVPGGVQPWKTLSSRVLVEGFRVVLEDRVQTPSGAEVVYQYRPRGPRAMFVLPVTAAGEAVLIRQYRYPLQSTIWEVVAGGVERGEDLLTAARRELAEEVGGTAAEWIPLPGFYPQPSISGVVFYPLLALGVTLGDTAHEDSEVIERVVLPLREVYRMLEAGEIGDGPSSLTLWHARRHLAGRGLL; this is encoded by the coding sequence ATGACAGGCAAGCCCGAGGAACAGCCGCATCCCGACCTGGCCCATCCCAACTGGGCCGGACTCGTGCCGGGCGGCGTGCAGCCGTGGAAGACGCTGTCGTCGCGGGTGCTGGTGGAGGGCTTCCGGGTGGTGCTGGAAGACCGGGTTCAGACGCCTTCCGGCGCGGAGGTGGTGTACCAGTACCGCCCCCGTGGCCCGCGCGCCATGTTCGTGCTGCCCGTGACGGCGGCGGGCGAGGCGGTCCTGATTCGCCAGTACCGTTATCCCCTCCAGTCGACCATCTGGGAGGTCGTGGCGGGCGGCGTGGAGCGCGGCGAGGACCTACTGACGGCCGCACGGCGCGAACTGGCAGAGGAGGTGGGGGGCACGGCGGCCGAGTGGATACCCCTCCCCGGCTTCTACCCGCAGCCCAGTATCAGCGGGGTGGTGTTCTACCCGCTGCTCGCGCTGGGCGTGACCCTGGGCGACACCGCGCACGAGGACAGCGAGGTCATCGAGCGTGTCGTGCTGCCCCTCCGCGAGGTGTACCGGATGCTGGAGGCGGGCGAGATAGGCGACGGCCCCAGCAGCCTCACGCTGTGGCACGCGCGGCGGCACCTCGCGGGGCGCGGCCTGCTGTGA